CAAAGGCGGCGCAGCGCGCCCCCAGGCTGCAGGCCGTGGGGCCGCCCCCCAGGGCAGCCCGGTACCGCCGCGCGGCCCCAGGCCCCTTTACGGCACAGATCACAGCGCGTTCACCAGCTCTTTGTAATGGCGGCCCCGCACCTCGAAATTGGGGTAAAGGTCAAAGCTGGCGGAGGCGGGCGAAAGGCTCACGATGTCGCCGGGCTTTGCCGCCGCCCGGGCCAGCGCCACCGCCCCGGCCATGTCCTGCGCGTGCTCGATCACAAGGCCGCTGGCCGCAAAACCCGGGCAGGCCCGCACGGCCGCCTCGATCTTGGGGCCGGTCTGGCCCATCAGCACCAGCACCTTCACATGCTCCAGCAGCTCGGGGGCCAGGGGCTCATAGGGGATATTTTTGTCGTATCCTCCGGCGATCACGATGATCTTCTGCCCAAAGCTGCGCAGGCCGGCAATGGTGCGGGTGGGGCTGGAGGCGATGGAATCGTTGTACCACTGCACCCCGTCCAGGGTGCGCACCGGCTCAATGCGGTGCTCCACCCCGGCAAAGCTGCCGCCCACGCGCCGCATGGCCTCCACCGGAACCCTGCCCCACACGGCCGCAATGGCCGCCAGCAGGTTTTCGATGTTGTGCAGCCCCCGCAGCTTTACCTCGCCCTGCGCCAGCACCGGGGTCACCGCGCCGCCCTCGGCCATGCACAGCATGCCGTCCGCCCGCAAAAACGCGCCGTTGTCGGTCTCGCGCAGGCGGGTGAACCAGCATTGGCTGCCCCTGCAGTCCGCCTGCATGGCGCGGGTAACCTCGTTCTCATACCCCAGCACCGCCCGGCAGCCCTCCTCCTGCCACAGCAGGATGTTGCGCTTTGCGTCGATGTATTCCTGCATGTTCTTGTGGTGGTCCAGGTGGTTCGGGGTCACGTTGGTCACCACCGCCACCCGCGGGCTGCAGCGCATGCTGATCAGCTGAAAGCTCGAAAGCTCCACCACCGCCTCGTCCTCCGGCCGCACCTGGGCCAAAATGGGCAGCAGCGCCCGGCCGATGTTCCCGCCCAGGTGCACGGTGCGCCCCGCCGCCTCGAACATGGCGGCAATCAGGCTGGTGGTGGTGGTCTTGCCGTCCGAACCGGTCACCGCCGTGATCTCACAGGGGCAATACTCAAAAAACAGCTCCATCTCGCTGGTCACCAGCGCCCCGGCGGCTTTTGCGGCCTGCAATTCCGGGGTATAATACTCAAAGCCGGGGGTTCGCAGGATCATATCCTGGCCGGCAAGGCCCGCCAGGTATCCCTCCCCCAGCGACAGGTTCACCCCCAGCTCCCGCAGTTCGCCGGCATAATCGCCAAATTCCTCCAGCTGCTTTTTGTCGCACAGGGTCACTGCCGCGCCCATCCCGCAAAACTGGCGCAGCAGCGTTTTGTGGCTCACCCCCGCGCCGATGAACGCGACCTTTTTCCCCTTCACCGCGGCTGCGAGCCGCTGCTGATCCTCCTGCATGCTATCCCGGCCTTTCCTGCTTACTTGGGCAGCGCCCGGCCCGCATCCTGCCAAAATGGGCAGAATGCGGGCGAATTTAAAAATCACTGCCCTTTATTATAGTCAGTTTTTAGGGCTTTCGCAACAAAACCGGCCGCAGATCGGCAAACATTTGTTCTGGCGCACGGTTTCGGCGCATAAGCGCCGCTGCCGGCCGCGCCGCGCAGGGCAAAGCGGCTCTGTTTTCACCTTTTACGGGCGGTCTTGTGCATTCTGTTTGTTTTTTTCACATTTTTTTAGGTCAGTTTACAAGGAACTACACGCAGACCGTGAAACGGGCTGCTGACAACAAACGGCGCTATGCTCCCGGCTGGGTGCATAGCACCTGTTTGTTGCGGGGGTTTCCAAAGGGGGCAGCGCCCCATTTGGCACACGACTTTGCGGAGCAAAGTGTAGTGTGTTATACGCTCTGTCGGCGTTGCCCTGAAAATACCGTTGCCGCCGGGGAGGGCAAGGGCATTTGACGCGGCAGGAAAGCAGGGCTTTGTTTGGGGCTGGTAAGCCGGAAACAAAGGGCTGATTTCAGCAGCAGACAGGGCGTATTATGAAAGCCCCCGTCCCTCGTCCTCCGCCCCCGGCCTATGGGACAAAAAGTCCCAAAGCTCTGGACACCGTGACCAGATGTGTGGCCACACTCCGGGAAAAGTAGCAGGACGGCAGGAAACCGTCAAGGCTGAAATGAATGGGCTGACGCCCGGCCTTGACCGTTCCCCGCCGCCCCGCTGGATGGGTGGACAAGGTGGCCAATCCCTAAAAGTGTTTGGCCGCACTCGTTCATTTTGGGGCCTTTCTTCTCCCAAAATTGAAATGGGCGGGAAAGCCCTAAAATGGCTTTCCCGCCTTGATTACCCATTAGCAAAGACGGGCGAGACTGTCAACGGCGGCGCTGAAAGCGCCGTTCATCTTGACCGTTGACTGGCTCGCCTGGCTTTGCTACTGCCCGTAAGAGATGGAAAAACAAGATGGAAAACAAGGTTAAAAATGGTTGACAAGTCTATCGGATGTGTGTTATACTGTGCGACAGTTTGAGATTGGAAGGAGGCTTACGTGTGTTAATTTGTGTACGCTAATAAGCAATAAAAAGTAGAAGTACCTTTCCACATGATGGTGGGCTTTTTTTGCGTGCGTATGCAAAGGAACACGTAGGTTTGACACGAGCAGTCTTTGAACTGTATCGTGGTGTTTTTTCGTGCTTTGTTGTTATGCAGGCGTCTGCCCTCTCTGTGGGACAACGCCTGCTTTTTATTGCAGAAACAAAGGAACAATGCAATAAAAAAGGAGGTTCGCATTATGACCCAAAACAACAATTCATGGAGAAAAACTTATTTTACACTTCTTGCCGGACAAGCAATATCCTTTATTAGCAGCGGTATTTTGCAAATGGCCATTATCTTTTATTTGGTTGCGAAAACTAATTCTGCAATCATATTGACGGCGGCAACACTGATTGGATTTTTGCCGCAAGCCTGTTTAGGCCCGTTTGCAGGTGCTTTTGTTGACCGGCACAGCCGTAAAAGCGTAATGATTGGTGCGGATTTGATAATTGCCGCCGCTGGCGGTATTCTGGCGCTGGTGGCGTTTTACATGGAATTGCCCGTATGGTCTATTATGGTTGTCCTGTTAATCCGAAGTGCGGGAACTGCTTTTCATTCTCCAGCATTCAGCGCAGCAACACCTATGATTGTGCCAAAAGAGGAACTTACAAAATGCGCTGGTTACACGCAGACCATGCAAGCAGTAAGTGCGATTATCAGTCCAGCTGCCGCAGCGTTTTTATATGCTGTTTGGCCTCTTAATGCAATTATATTGTTAGATATTGTGGGTGCAATCCTTGCCTGTGTGACTGTTGCGATTTCGTCCATACCAACGCCTGAACTATGTCCAGAAACGAAAAGACAACAGTTTTTACAGGATATGAAAGAGGGGTATGTGGTATTAAAGCAAAACAGGGGCCTCTTTGCTCTGCTCTGGATTGGTGTAATTTATATGTTCTTTTATATGCCAATCAGTACGCTTTTTCCTCTCATCTGTATGTCATACTTCAAAGGAACACCGGCCCATGCCTCTGCCGCTGAAATTGCTTTTGCGGTTGGTATGCTGCTTGGCGGAGTCATTCTGAGCATTTGGGGCGGTTTTAAGAAACGGCGGTACACCATCGGTCTTTCCGTTCTCCTGATGGGCGTTAGCAATATGCTCTCCGGGCTTTTGCCGCCAGACGCATTTCTTGTCTTTGTTGTGTGCTGTACTGTTATGGGAATTTCCGCTCCATTTTACGGTGTGCAAAATGCGATTTTTCAAGAAACGGTCAAACCAGAATATCTGGGGAGAGTTTTTTCTCTACTGACAAGCGCCGCTTCCCTCGCCATGCCGTTTGGCCTTGTCATTTCCGGGCCTCTGGCGGAGCGGCTGGGAGTTGAGAAATGGTTTGTCATTTGCGGAATTGGCATTATCATCGTTGCGCTTGCCGTATTTTTACTACCCGGTTTGAGAGAGATTGACAATACGCAATAATCAACTGCACCTTTTTCTATTACTAAACAAAATGCCTGGATGGTGGTTCTGAAAAACCAGAACCGCCGTTCAGGCATTTTTTATCTTCGTCCTCTCTGCGGTTTTGGATTCTTCAGCAAGTCGGATTTTTCCGCAATCTTTTTCAGCCACTTCCGTTCTTCTACTGACAGCTTCCTAAAATTCAGCTTGAGCCGTTTGCAGATAAACGCCAAGTACGCTTGTTCCGTGTCGCTGTCCTGGCTGACGATTTCACCAGCAGTTTCCAGCATTTCTTTTAGCGGGTTATCCTCTGGGACGCTGAAAAAATCGTCCTTGTGTGTTTCCCGCAGAGCAAGGGCAATCCCGTTTATGTCCCGTTGTATCACATAGCGGCAAAACTCGTCCTCATCAATATGGGCGGTGATAAGCTGTCTTAACTGCGTATCACTCATGCCAGGATTATGCTTTTTTATAACAGTTGCGCTCATCGTGTCCACTATGGCGTTTGCACCCTGCGCCTGTTTCAGTGCCGTTCCGTTCACATAGATTTCAAGGTCAGCCATCAGCCGGGGGAAATCCGGGTGCGCCGCCAGCTCACACAGCAGGGTATTGTCTATCCTCCCGCTTTTCAGCAGGTCAATCATTTCATCACTCAAACGCAGGTCTGCAAGATCGGCGTTTGGGTGATTTTTCATTTCAGACAGCCCCAGCAGATAATCAGCGGTCACACCGTAAAACTTCGCCAGCCGGATAAGGGCATAGTGGCTGATGTCCTTGAAGTCTTCCGTTTCGTAACTGCCCAGCGCAGACTTGGAAAGCCCGGTCTGCTCCGCAAGCTGCCCCAGCGTCAAGCCACGCTCCACACGTAGGTCTTTTAATCGCTCTTGTATGGATAAAGACATATTCACCCTCCTTGCTAGCTCAACGAAAGAGAAGCCGTTATGCTATGTACTATGCTCATAGCATAACGGCATAGGCATTTACAGTTTTATTTTACCATTTGCTACATCTTCACGAAATTTATCAACAAGCTTCGCTGTCAGCTTGGATTTACCGTAGTGTTCAAGTACAAAAGTACGATAACTTTTTCCATCTACAAGCACATCACTTTTTCTGGTCAACAACCAATTTCCGTTACCTCCTCCCTGTTCTCTAATATTCCAGTCTTTCCCATATCTTTTATAGATTTCATCTTTTTTACCTTGAACAGACATTGATTCGCTTGGAATATAAACAATTTGCATAATAGCTCCTCCTTTATTTTGTGCAAGAAGACCAGAAACCTGAATTTGTCTTTTATCTTTTTTTGATTATATCACAAATCCGAGAGCGTGGAAATAGGGAGTTTTTCAGGCTGATTTCCTACCTCTTGGATATACGGCACAGGCGGTCAAAAAGGTGTAGACTTGGGATAGTTCATCGATGGACAAGCACCTTGGAAACAGAACACGCCAAAGAAAACGGAGGGACGCATGAGCAAAAGACCCTATCAACACCTGCCGCCGCTGGAACACAGGCCGGACGGCTCCCCCTACCGCATAACCCCGCCCCAGAAGAGACGAGCCAGCGGCCTGATACGCCGGGAGTGCTGCAACTGCGAGGACGGAAACTGCCTTGCGCTGGACGATGGCGACACCTGCGCCTGTCCGCAGATGATTTCGTTCTCCGTCTGCT
This window of the Oscillospiraceae bacterium genome carries:
- a CDS encoding MFS transporter yields the protein MTQNNNSWRKTYFTLLAGQAISFISSGILQMAIIFYLVAKTNSAIILTAATLIGFLPQACLGPFAGAFVDRHSRKSVMIGADLIIAAAGGILALVAFYMELPVWSIMVVLLIRSAGTAFHSPAFSAATPMIVPKEELTKCAGYTQTMQAVSAIISPAAAAFLYAVWPLNAIILLDIVGAILACVTVAISSIPTPELCPETKRQQFLQDMKEGYVVLKQNRGLFALLWIGVIYMFFYMPISTLFPLICMSYFKGTPAHASAAEIAFAVGMLLGGVILSIWGGFKKRRYTIGLSVLLMGVSNMLSGLLPPDAFLVFVVCCTVMGISAPFYGVQNAIFQETVKPEYLGRVFSLLTSAASLAMPFGLVISGPLAERLGVEKWFVICGIGIIIVALAVFLLPGLREIDNTQ
- the murD gene encoding UDP-N-acetylmuramoylalanine--D-glutamate ligase; translation: MQEDQQRLAAAVKGKKVAFIGAGVSHKTLLRQFCGMGAAVTLCDKKQLEEFGDYAGELRELGVNLSLGEGYLAGLAGQDMILRTPGFEYYTPELQAAKAAGALVTSEMELFFEYCPCEITAVTGSDGKTTTTSLIAAMFEAAGRTVHLGGNIGRALLPILAQVRPEDEAVVELSSFQLISMRCSPRVAVVTNVTPNHLDHHKNMQEYIDAKRNILLWQEEGCRAVLGYENEVTRAMQADCRGSQCWFTRLRETDNGAFLRADGMLCMAEGGAVTPVLAQGEVKLRGLHNIENLLAAIAAVWGRVPVEAMRRVGGSFAGVEHRIEPVRTLDGVQWYNDSIASSPTRTIAGLRSFGQKIIVIAGGYDKNIPYEPLAPELLEHVKVLVLMGQTGPKIEAAVRACPGFAASGLVIEHAQDMAGAVALARAAAKPGDIVSLSPASASFDLYPNFEVRGRHYKELVNAL